TTTCTTATCTAATAAAAAATCTGAAATAATGTTTCTTGACCGTTTTGACGGGAGGATCGAATGAATATAGTTATTCTCATTAAACAGGTGCCGGAAGTGGAATTGGTGAAGATCGATGCGGCGGCCGGCGAAGTCGTCTTGCCGTCCGGCCCCGGTATCGTAAATCCATTTGATGAATTCGCGGTTGAAGAGGGTTTGCGGCTAAAAGAGAAAAACGGCGGGAAGGTGACGGTAATGACGCTTGGTTCGGAAAAATCCGAATCCGCCCTCAGAGCCTGTCTGGCCCTCGGGGTCGATGAAGCCATTATGATCACTGATCCTGCTTTCGATAAATCGGATCCGCAGGCGGTCGCCAAAATCCTGGCCGCCGGCCTTAAGAAACTTGGCGGTTATGACCTGATCCTGGCCGGAAAACAGGCGGTTGACGATGACTCGGCCCAGGTGCCGGCCGCTGTCGCGGCCAATCTTGACCTGCCCCAGGTTATGTTTGTGAAAAAGATCGATTCCATCGGCGACGGCAAAGCGGTTGTCTGGCGAACCACCGAGGAAGGTTATGATATTGTTGAGACCGCGCTTCCTTCGGTGGTATCGGTTGTCAAGGAAATCAATGAGCCGAGACTGCCTTCACTCAAAGGCAAAATGATGGCCAAGAAATCTCCGGTGACCAAATGGTCTGCGGCCGATATCGGTCTTGATGGCGCCGGTGTGGGAGCCAATTCATATACCAGGAAAACCAAAATAGCATCGCCCCCGCCGCGACAGAAGGGCGAAATTATTGAGGGCGCCACGCCCGAAGAAATCGCCGAAAAACTATATAATAAGTTAAAAGAGAAACAGGCTTTATAAGGCCGTAATATTCGTTAGAGCCGCCGGATAAAACCGGCGGCTTTTTATTTGGATTTGACACAAAATATAGAACATTCTATATTCCGCCCGATGGCTTCGCTTAAAAATTTACTGATAGTATGCCTGATTCTGGGTATGGCATTTTGCGGCGCCTCTGTTTCGGCCAATACCATAAATTTGCTGACCGATATCAGGGTGGCCTACCTGTATGAGAGCGCCGGTCAGATTGACTGGCCGCTGATATATTATTTTGCTGCGGAAAACGGCTGCCGTGTCGATCTGGTCACGGCGGGTACCGGGCCGGTGTTCAAACAATTGTATCATAACTCCGACCGGTATAATATTATTTCATCCCGGTATCTGGTCAATGATACTTCTTCAGGCCTTCTTGACTCTCTAATCTCGATTACATTCGGCGGTGAACTCCCCGATATAGTTATATTCGCCGGGCAGTTCAGCGACGGCACCATGCGTGCTCTTGAAAATTATCTGCTGAATATGGAATTCGATACTTCACAGGTGTTTTATATCAGCAAGTTCTATCGCCGAATGACCGATGTCGAGGGGCGGGGCGTCTATTTGAAATCAAAGCAGTACTGGGATTCAAAATATGAGGAAATGGTGCAAATGGCCGAAGACGCGGGTCTTGGTGTCCCGGTGCGCAACCACGAGGAAATATATTCCATTTATGATTTGATCCGCGACCGGACACCCGTAACAGGCCAGAAACCGGCTTTTCTAAGCGGTCTCGACCGGTTCAAGTTCGACCGGATCATAGAGAAAAATATCGAAAGCATGGTTCAGCGAAGCGCTCTGGCAATTAATCGCAAGAATTATGTGACGTTCATAAGTGACGCCCTGAAGGCTCAGGGCAATGAACGAATCGAACTCCTGCTGAAAGCGCTGCAGGAGGCTAAAAAAATCAGGCAGACCTATTATTATCAGCTCGGCCAGGTTGATGCGACATCGCTTGTCGCCCGATATATCGAAAACAGTATATCTTCCATAGTGGATGCCATCTTTTATGAAGCCAAAGTGGATTATCGCGGAAATATATCGATGATTGAAACGGCTGAAGGCCGGAAGTTCAAGTTTAAGGCCGAGATAAATAACAATGGCTATACTTCGGTCAGGGCGGGTCGCCTTGAGCTAAAGCCGGCCTGGAGCAAGCAAACAACTGTTATCGATTCCAACTGGACCGACCTTCTGCCCAACAATACTCTCATAAGGGAATATTCAATTGATGCTCCCCTGCATCAAAATGATGAAGGAAATGATTATTCATTGCAGTTTATCGGCCATGTTCTATATGCCGGAAAAGATATTGAATTTACCTATAGTGCCGGCGCGTTTGAAAGAACCGGTTTTTCGGTCGAATTCGTGCCTGATTTTCTGATTATCCAGCCTTTTCCTGAACTGAGTCTCGATAAACTGGTCGAATCGGCGTACCTCAAGGCAATTATAACCAAACCGGCTGATTTTGCCGGCGCGGTCGATATCGATATAACGGTGCCGCCCGGCATTCATATCGGAGCCTATGAAAAAAGACTTGAACTTCGAACCGGACAAACGGCAGTGGAAATCAAAATCCCGCTGGCCGTGACCAAAAGTCTGGGTATTCAGAGGCAGGAAGTGATAATAAATGTCAGCGACAAAACCGGTTTGCTCACTTCGGATATTGCTTATGTCCGGCAGGCGGAATTCGATCTCCCGGGCAGCCTGATTATTGCTGTTCTGGCTGATAATAACGGGCTGTTGGAAGATATTCTGATGCAGACCGATGCCGTTTACAAGAGCCTGACCGACCGCTATATCAAGGCGCGGGAATTTGACTATTATAATGTGGTTGTTATAGGTTCGGGAACCATGGATGATCCCCAGCTGCAGCCGCTTCTTAGCGATAAGCTGAAGGCATATTTGGAGATGGGAGGGACAGTGATCGCCTTCAGCCGCCCCGGCCAATGGGGCGAAAATCTCCTGCCGGTCTCGATTGTTCCGTCAGGA
Above is a genomic segment from candidate division Zixibacteria bacterium HGW-Zixibacteria-1 containing:
- a CDS encoding electron transfer flavoprotein subunit beta; protein product: MNIVILIKQVPEVELVKIDAAAGEVVLPSGPGIVNPFDEFAVEEGLRLKEKNGGKVTVMTLGSEKSESALRACLALGVDEAIMITDPAFDKSDPQAVAKILAAGLKKLGGYDLILAGKQAVDDDSAQVPAAVAANLDLPQVMFVKKIDSIGDGKAVVWRTTEEGYDIVETALPSVVSVVKEINEPRLPSLKGKMMAKKSPVTKWSAADIGLDGAGVGANSYTRKTKIASPPPRQKGEIIEGATPEEIAEKLYNKLKEKQAL